The following are encoded in a window of Dysidea avara chromosome 4, odDysAvar1.4, whole genome shotgun sequence genomic DNA:
- the LOC136254636 gene encoding uncharacterized protein isoform X1 has product MGRQTASTSRKSAAKKTRRSQTSGEMEDTQPPPPPKRSRRLAATPRHLTMDDIPAIVAAIRAPLTVTPTSGGLTTATSTITTTVRSGVLDTVATTASGGSTTTTTASARSTTTTTASAGFLTPTTAASGSPTLPTTAASNPTSLTTIAAATGTSDSLRDGDGFHHLMPLPDAAHLTDLYCKANQFLIQGLAPSTITTYSAGKNKYIQFCTASRISPIPSSETTLILFASYLATANMSHTTIKVYLAAIRHMHVVAGLHERFSEQLTPRLQLVLRGIKKAQASTSSPRVRLPITLQLMQSIKNILSNQPHLYRNIMLWAACCLAFFGFLRVSEFTIPSHNGYDPSLHLSLQDISIDHRDNPNVLRIHVKQSKTDPFRQGVQIYLGATNTNVCPILGILPYLARRGTQPGPLFLTENGQGLTRQIFCTALNSVLSELQVNCNWYNSHSFRIGAATTAAKANIPDAYIKMLGRWQSDAYQRYIKTPPCELAKFSALIASASSSIPQ; this is encoded by the exons ATGGGTAGACAAACTGCTTCTACTTCTCGCAAGTCCGCGGCAAAGAAGACACGACGATCCCAAACCTCTGGGGAGATGGAAGACACGCAGCCGCCGCCGCCGCCAAAACGGAGCCGACGTTTAGCAGCTACTCCGCGACACCTGACAATGGACGACATCCCTGCGATCGTGGCAGCTATCCGGGCACCACTAACTGTCACGCCCACATCAGGAGGACTTACTACCGCAACGTCTACCATTACAACCACTGTCCGATCTGGAGTACTCGACACCGTAGCTACCACCGCATCCGGTGGATCTACAACTACCACGACAGCGTCGGCCAGATCTACAACTACCACGACAGCGTCGGCCGGATTTCTCACCCCTACTACAGCAGCGTCTGGCTCCCCAACTCTCCCCACCACAGCAGCGTCTAACCCCACATCTCTCACCACTATAGCGGCTGCTACCGGGACCTCCGACAGCCTTCGAGATGGTG ATGGGTTCCACCACCTCATGCCCTTACCAGATGCTGCACATTTAACTGATCTCTACTGCAAGGCCAACCAATTCCTTATTCAAGGACTGGCTCCATCAACTATCACAACATACTCAGCTGGAAAGAACAAGTACATTCAATTCTGCACAGCATCTAGAATTTCCCCGATACCGTCATCAGAAACAACACTGATCCTGTTTGCTTCCTATCTGGCTACTGCTAACATGTCCCACACCACTATTAAAGTGTATCTGGCAGCCATCCGTCATATGCACGTTGTTGCAGGCCTACATGAACGGTTCAGTGAGCAGCTCACTCCTCGACTTCAGCTAGTCTTACGTGGCATAAAAAAGGCTCAAGCATCTACTTCTTCACCGAGGGTCCGACTGCCAATCACTCTCCAATTAATGCAAAGCATAAAAAACATACTCTCTAACCAACCCCACTTGTACAGAAATATCATGCTTTGGGCTGCTTGTTGTCTGGCCTTTTTTGGATTCTTGCGTGTTAGCGAGTTTACCATCCCAAGCCACAATGGCTATGACCCATCTCTACACCTGTCACTCCAGGATATCTCCATAGATCACAGAGATAATCCCAATGTTCTGAGAATCCATGTCAAACAATCAAAGACTGACCCTTTTCGGCAAGGCGTACAAATTTACTTAGGCGCAACCAACACAAATGTATGTCCCATACTAGGTATCCTCCCATACCTGGCACGAAGAGGAACACAACCAGGACCTCTATTCCTCACAGAGAATGGCCAAGGCCTTACCAGACAAATTTTCTGCACAGCATTAAACTCAGTCCTGTCCGAATTGCAAGTTAACTGCAATTGGTACAATTCCCACAGCTTCCGCATTGGAGCAGCAACCACCGCAGCCAAAGCTAATATACCTGACGCATACATCAAGATGTTAGGCAGATGGCAGAGTGACGCTTACCAAAGATACATCAAGACACCTCCATGTGAGCTAGCCAAATTTTCCGCATTGATAGCTTCAGCTTCATCTAGTATTCCACAGTAG
- the LOC136254636 gene encoding uncharacterized protein isoform X2, with protein sequence MGRQTASTSRKSAAKKTRRSQTSGEMEDTQPPPPPKRSRRLAATPRHLTMDDIPAIVAAIRAPLTVTPTSGGLTTATSTITTTVRSGVLDTVATTASGGSTTTTTASARSTTTTTASAGFLTPTTAASGSPTLPTTAASNPTSLTTIAAATGTSDSLRDGALGHLPSSSQIWHIPEIQEVIQTSRQAGATSTSRSLIPSGSNMNPPIMVSAGLPPIPTKLLNRIQDGLFIEMSDLLPDTLTSAEYNAGEDHGDSRKPKHHRELSIMEWVQSFGVYMAVMSRTKPHRIADLLGYQQRIIQASYNRQPGCWAVYDRQFRLKASATSSTDWSTIDLNLWHDAFPDQNMTQALPPSQSQPRPQYSTQRYASNQPRRTPPSQQRICLDWNDDPNPDCPHPHCKYEHTCYRCAFNPRIVDKRHKAMFCPNKGKRFQREPLINQPRGQL encoded by the exons ATGGGTAGACAAACTGCTTCTACTTCTCGCAAGTCCGCGGCAAAGAAGACACGACGATCCCAAACCTCTGGGGAGATGGAAGACACGCAGCCGCCGCCGCCGCCAAAACGGAGCCGACGTTTAGCAGCTACTCCGCGACACCTGACAATGGACGACATCCCTGCGATCGTGGCAGCTATCCGGGCACCACTAACTGTCACGCCCACATCAGGAGGACTTACTACCGCAACGTCTACCATTACAACCACTGTCCGATCTGGAGTACTCGACACCGTAGCTACCACCGCATCCGGTGGATCTACAACTACCACGACAGCGTCGGCCAGATCTACAACTACCACGACAGCGTCGGCCGGATTTCTCACCCCTACTACAGCAGCGTCTGGCTCCCCAACTCTCCCCACCACAGCAGCGTCTAACCCCACATCTCTCACCACTATAGCGGCTGCTACCGGGACCTCCGACAGCCTTCGAGATGGTG CTCTCGGCCATCTCCCAAGTAGCAGTCAGATCTGGCACATACCAGAGATTCAGGAAGTAATCCAAACCTCTCGCCAGGCAGGCGCAACCTCTACTTCAAGATCACTCATCCCATCAGGCAGTAACATGAATCCACCCATCATGGTTAGCGCTGGGCTCCCACCCATCCCTACCAAGTTGCTCAACAGAATTCAGGATGGACTCTTCATAGAAATGTCAGACCTACTACCTGATACATTAACATCTGCTGAATACAATGCTGGTGAAGACCATGGTGACAGCCGAAAACCAAAGCACCACAGAGAGCTAAGCATTATGGAGTGGGTTCAGTCCTTTGGAGTGTACATGGCAGTGATGTCTCGTACAAAACCGCATCGCATAGCAGATCTTCTGGGCTACCAACAGCGGATTATCCAAGCCTCATACAATCGTCAGCCAGGTTGCTGGGCAGTTTATGATCGCCAGTTCCGCTTGAAGGCTTCTGCAACCTCTTCAACAGACTGGTCAACGATTGATCTCAATCTATGGCATGATGCTTTCCCCGACCAAAACATGACCCAGGCACTACCTCCATCGCAGTCACAGCCAAGACCCCAATACAGCACTCAGAGGTATGCAAGCAACCAACCCAGACGTACCCCTCCATCACAGCAACGCATTTGCTTGGACTGGAACGATGACCCCAACCCTGACTGCCCACATCCTCATTGTAAATACGAGCACACGTGCTATAGATGTGCCTTCAACCCCAGAATCGTTGATAAACGCCACAAGGCAATGTTCTGCCCAAATAAAGGTAAAAGGTTTCAACGCGAACCCCTCATCAATCAACCAAGGGGACAACTGTGA